The Sesamum indicum cultivar Zhongzhi No. 13 linkage group LG6, S_indicum_v1.0, whole genome shotgun sequence genomic interval GGATATAGGGCtcttagtttttcttttttaattttttgttctgtgCTGTTTACACTGCTAGTTAATAACTTGcagtttgaatatttttaatatgagtGGATTTATCATACTATTTAGGTGAATATTTTGTTGCACACTGCTGATGTGGCTCCTGAGAAACGTGAActttcaaaaattgagttgCACACTGCTGATGTGGCTCCTGAGAAACGTGaactttcaaaaattgaaaaattaaaggaaaagCACGTGATACAAGATCAGAGAGAACTTTTCTGTAATGCCAATGCAAATCACAAAGAGACCGGGATAGCCATGCAGGAATCTAATGCCTGCCTGAACTTGGAGTCTCCAGGCTCATCGCCTGTTGAAGTATTGCTTcctgttgctgctgctgctaaaGGTAGAAATGAACAATCTCAGTCTTCTGGTGACCAGAGTACAAATGCTAAAACTAAGGTGAATGATGATGAGCCCAAGGTGGAAGATACTGACTCTTTGCTCATAAACGTTGAAGACAGCCTTTTGCTTGATAACAATATTAAGGAATCAAATGCAGCTTCTGGATTGGCATCTCAGAATAAGGATGGCAGTGATGTGATGGTTGGAATTGTGAAGAGGACAAAGGGCAATAGATGCggtagaaataaaaaattaagtaatgcATTGAATGGGAAGTCAGCACATATTGCAACTGGCTCACAAAAGCTTCAAGAAGTGAGGAATGCAGAGGAAATCAACATTGGGGCAGAAAAAGGTAATTTCTTCTCATGTTAAATTGCTCAAGGATCACGTGCACCAGGCGGGTCAGTTTTTCCTGGTCAGACTAATTTTAGGTGTCCTGCATTTGTACCATATATAGTAGAGGGAGGTGCCATTTGGGATATTTTCCGTCGGGAAGATGTCCGTAAGCTTGAGGAATATCTTAGAAGACACCATAAAGAATTCAGGCATATCCATGGTTGTCCGGTGGAGCAGGTAAGAGCAAACTTATAATAGTAAAGTACAACCAAACAACTGTTGCTTTATTGTGGGACAAAATTATAGcttctttttacatttgaagAGTGAGCGTATGTGATGTTCTCTGaattggattattttaaataaatgttacTGAGTTTGGATTTGCGTAATTTTCTTAGTTGAAGAAGTAACCAAAACAGAAATAATGATATGTTATTCATTAGGTTATGCTTCTTATCCCATAGATTATGGAGTTCCATTACATGACTTGAATCCCGGCTTTCCTGTTAACCAAGGATATGTGGTTGGCTGAGCtgcatatttatgttttaGCAGCTGATTTAGTCTGTACttatgtttgttttaattttatgttctGTCATATCCATTTGTTCATTGCGCATTTCGATGACCTGCGAAGTAATCATTTTGGCTTATTAGTTCTGCTGAATATTTTAGTTGCTCTTTTGGTAGTTTAAGcccattatttaatttggctCATTTTCGTCTTGAGAGGTGGAAGACTAAACACAAATGTAGTCAGGTGCAAAATGCTATTACACGGAGAAGCATgcacttttcttctctttgttCTACATTTAAGCTTCTCATTTCCTTTGCTGGTTAATAGGAGGATACGCGTGTACTGTGCTGATTTTGCTAATTTTTCCCAACCCAACTTTGGCCCAAAGCACCTTAATAGTCCAATCCAACAAGAAGTGGCCCTTGCTGTGTAGAACTTTTAGTCTTTCGGTGGTTGGAGTCATTTTTCTGTGTTATGATTCAGGTTTCCTATATCTTTTATTAGATCATGAattaaatgtttaattatttcaaattctattgTATTCATTGTCTTCTCGTTTATAATTGTATTCAATagattttacaaattaatcatagttaaaagCATTTAACATAGAGCCCGGTAAAATATCATATGAAGTTAATAACTCCACAACTAACATTATTCAAGTTTTTAGCATTAGATGCAAGTCCAAAGGTCACAAATCTATCACTCATGCTATAACAAAATACTAAACTATCAGCGGAACTGAGTTCATAGGTCTCCCACTCTAAATATATCCAGTGTCATTCAACGTGTAACTAATTCATTAGGCATAAGAACTAGTCTTGGTACttgagttttaaattttttgataagaCAACAAAATTATACTACATAaggactaattaattagtctTATGTGAGATGCGTATATAAGCATAAATGTTTAGATTTCATTTATTGAAGCTAAATGTGGTTTGCTGTCATCTATACTTCTCGAATTAACCCTAGACCACCTATAGGACCTTCAACCACCAATTATATTGTGGTTTGGTTGGGCTTATTGGTTGGAGTGATTGTAGTTGAAGACCCTATCGGTTGATGTTCTTTTCTCCCATTGATGCATGCTCACTTACCTAATAAAGCTCTTTGTTCACATTTGTTTGGTCAAAATGTAGCAACTTGGGCGGCCGCCTGCTTTGGTCATCTCGTTGAGTGACGAATAATTCTTTGAACTGGTATATGGGCAAAGTAGtgcttgtttcttttttcccctttatGGTAATAAATTTCATGGTCAAATGTGAGCTAAGACTATTTAgttcttttgtaatttattgtcTGTACCCTGAAAATGTTTTTATGCAGGTTGTACACCCAATTCATGATCAGAGTTTGTACTTGACCTCTTATCATAAAGCAAAACTCAAGGAGGAATTTGGTTCGTACTGTTGGGCTTCCCTGGCTAGTGCTTTTTTTGTTCCTTGTCATTGTTTTAGTTACGTTCTGttgtaaaatttatgtagGAGTTGAACCATGGACCTTTGTGCAAAAACTTGGAGAGGCTGTTTTCATTTCTGCTGGATGTCCTCATCAAGTCAGAAATCTTAAGGTACATCAACCTTTGGATTAGCTTGTtgcaatattatattgatattgacTACCTATCATTAATGCGTATGTGacttttgaattatttctaGTTCGGCCTATTAGTTGGATTTCCTATCCATATTACTCCCTTGGGAACTGCAAGTCTTAATGCCGAACTTATTTGCCtgttaatcttttattttcgcCAAGCCTCTGTTAAAACTACAGTTAGTGATACTTCATTTTACCAAAAGCTCTTGAAGGATAGAAAAGTCTGTAGTGCAGTTATAGATGAAATTCAGATCTATTAAAGATTTCTTACTTTTATCCTTGCTCAGTTGTGTATTTGTTATTTACCAGTTACCTGAGAATCTGTAGGTTTCTACCAACTTTTTCCTTAAACCAATCTGgtgttagttaaatttgatcTCACATTCCttgttataattcttaatattGTGGCACCAATGTTCCTGATTGATGTTCCCTTTGCAATTTGCAGTCTTGTATAAAAGTTGCTCTTGACTTTGTTTCCCCGGAAAATCTTGGAGAGTGCATTCGCTTGACTGAGGGGTTTCGTACTCTTCCCCAAAACCACAGAGCTAAGGAGGACAAATTGGAGGTACATATGCCTTTGGTTTGATTGTTAGGATATTTCACTTGCAGCAGCTCTTGCCTTGTTGGATTAAAAAGTCTAGTAACGCACTAATGCTCCTATGGTTGCATAACTTGAAACAGGTGAAGAAGATGGCTATATATGCATTACAAGATGCTGTTTCTCATCTCAAGGATCTAATCTTGTGAGTGTACCTTGCATGAGATCACTCTCTTGCTAATTCTTTAGGCACCCATGCCTTTTCGACTCTTTGCTAAGCAAGTTGGATTCAGTTTTGTCATGCATAGTCTTTGGGGGAAATGTTCTTGGAAAATGGGTCTTGGTAGtcaaaaaatgtcaaaattgaatttttcacaAGATCTGAATTCTTTTTGAAACTTGTCACATGTGTTGCCATAAGATTGCAAATAACTAGCTATTTTAAAGGATCTGCATGTGCGTGTACGATGCAAATATCCCACCTCTAAACTGACACTAAAAGAAACTTCAAACCTCAGATCTGCAGAACAAGAAGCTGACAACCAGATTTGTGGAACCATGCAATCGGAGCCAAACTCAGGTCAACAACCGGAAGATCCTCACTTACGATGAATTTATCAAGGTCAACACGTATCATAAGCCTAATCATATTTTGTTCAGACTAATTAGGTCCTGCCTCAGGCTTGTAGACGACGACCATTTTGAACTCTGTCGCCAGTAATCATGTGTCCTGGTAACACTTCTACTCACCAATATAGTCTAGTTGGCCCTGCAACACTTGATCTTGAGAATTAATCTGTTGGTAGTTCTTTTTTGCTGTTATATTTTGCGGTTTAAACTTCTCTTCTGGCCCTCTAGCCCAgtgatttttttgtgtaaatctTGTTAATATGCAAACACTGTGGCCGTGGCCATCTTGTACAGCAGTAAGTAGAATTAACTGTGCAACTGTGGTTATTAATCAATTCGTgtctatatttattatctatggttatatttatttttctcgtCGTCAAAGTATAATCCATTTTCTTCAGATTAACTAATTTTGCAATACTATTGTTTATATGAATAGTAATGTAAATTAATGTcgatatgattttatattttgatttctttgttattattattattattattattctgttttagtaaaatgtatttttatcgTTGTTAatatacttcaatttttttagtaagtCCTTTTTGGAGCTTATTGAATTATGTAAACTCTGTTGTCCATTTtcaagtttttaatttaatcatttgaatatatttctAAGCAAGACtatacataaatttcttttgaagaATTTGTCTAGTTCCTCTGTATTTATAGATAAGTTAAACATAAATATGATGTGGGTgcatatttattatgattcttttttaaaagtacatataaattctgtatattttaatttcctataaagagaaaaatatgaaggaaTATTAGTTTCATCTTTACTTGAATTCAGTTCAAAATGAGATGTATTTAATAAGTGATGGAATaggataattttgaaaataaaagctaATGTGAGCCatctttatattaattttttgtttttgggtaAGTGTTAAATGGTTTGGTTTTAGTAGTAGAACAAAGGATATTTCCTTCAAGCTCTGTCATTAACATTGGTTTTGTTGGATGTCAaccttataatattttgagcacttttccaaaaaaaaaaaataaaaatgcatcaATGAGATATAAAAGAGTACAATTGCAACAAGTATGTGCTGCTCCTAGTCTTTCGCTTGGGGTTGGGGACCCCAAAGCAGGcaactaattcaaatatagtgaaataaataaataattataaaaatactgTAACTTTCagagaattaaatttttaggcaaaattgggattttgacaaataaagagtatcatttttatattcacaAATATTGTTTAGTGACAcaatgatatcattttttcttgataataCTCTTAAAgttgtattttctttctttctggtGTTGGACTTCTTGAAATTCATCTGTTTGATtatatgggaaaaaaaataaaatactgtaCAATTCTGTTgagttatttaataagttatgCAAGAAAGGGCCATGACATTTTTATACCTTTGGTATATGAAATAGCagaatcataaattaaattgctaATGATAAAATGTTTCCAAAAACAATGAAAGATAAACTTCGAAATTCGATAAAAGTCTCAAACTACTAATGAAGACTTgagattgtaaaaatatagtaaatgtaattaaatttaatataattcgTAAgcaattgtaaaaatatagtaaatgtGTCTGATGGGGGTAAAACCCTATTCTCTCATAAAAAGACAACTTTGCTCCTGATGGGGCCCAAAATCGCAAGCTTGCCAGCATGACCCGTGCCACTTTTACCGACCCGACCCGACGACCTGAGACACGTGGCGCGCGCATAGCGGATCGATAGACCCCCAGgttctctataaatacctctCAGTCAGTGCATTAAAGGTACGTCGTCTTGACCGCATCTTACCTTCAGGTCGCTTCAGCTCGCTATTTTCCTAAGCGATCCCATATTTCGACCTCAACCAAACACTGACTTGAGTATCGGAGGGCCTTAGCTGGGGGCCACCCCAGCAAGCCTAACgatctgcttcttttctcagGGCCCAATCACTAGTCTGGGGGAGGAGCGACCTCGAACCGCTTGGGAGATCGAACCAAGGAGGTCGCGTAgatttcgacccggatcagttggcgccgtctgtgggaatcTGAGGAAAGCCCCTTTTTAGATTTGGTTTGAGGAAGAATTCGCCATGTCAGAATCATCAAGGCGTGAACAAGAGGGAAGGTGGCATCTAACCGATGAAGAGAAGCAGCGGATGATCGGGATAGCGAGTAAGAATGTCATGGATGAGCACTGCCCATCTGTTAGGGAACCATCGGGGGAAAGACGGACGGAAGAACGGAGGAAAATGATCTTGGGTGGTCAAGTAGAAGGAACTGTTCGCATAAGGAAGAATAAGGAAGTAGTGCCAAGAACTAGTCGGGTGAGAGAGAAATCAGCTACCGCATCTAGCAACAATAAGGCAGGACAGCCAGCGATCTCCAGAGCTGAAGTGGGAGGCGTAAGTAGGCAGATAGAGAAATTGAAGCAACAGCTAGACGACCTGAAGAAGCGAAGCGACCTGAAGAAGCAAGGCGACCGGGCTAGGCAAAATACGAACTCGCCCTTCACCAACGAAATGCTATCCGAAGTTGTTGGTCCAAATTTTTGATTACCCGATCTACCTAGATACGATGGGACGAAGGACCCACGCGAGCATATCACTACGTTCGGAATGGTAATGAATCTATATAGGCAAACGGATTCTATTAACGCAAAACTGTTTGTGACTACTTTGACAGGGAAGGCACAAGAATGGTTCACCAGCTTGCCTAATGGGACCATTGGATCATATGAGCAATTGATACACAGGTTCGCATACCACTTCGCCAGCAGACAAAAGTCAAAAAGATCAGCGATCCACTTATTCGCGATCCGGCAAGGAAGAGAGGAATCTCTTAAAGATTTTATGGGGAGATTCAATAATGAGACATTGGAGGTGCAGGAGCTGCGGATTGATATGATGACGAGTATATTAATACACAGTTTAAAGAAGGGACCATTCGCATCAGCGTTAGCTAGAGATCCTCCCGGAGATGTGGAACAATTGATGCTTTTGGCCCACAAATATATCAACGAGGAGGAGATGAATGCAATCAAGGATAGAGAATGGGAAGGAGATCGAGAACGAAGACGAAATTGGCGAAGGTAACATGAGAGGGGACCTTCTCCGCCAATATACCACTAGAACGCGACGACCGTCACCTCCAGAGAGCAAGCGTGATGAGGATTGAAGATAGCAATCCACTACAGTGGGTATGTTCGTGTCTTTATTTCCATGACGGATGATTGTtatgtttttgaaatattagtatttacaTCACAAATCATGTACGCAATTACAATATTTGGTTGTATTAGCACGTATGAATGTTCACATGAAATAAATAGCTCCAGTGGTATCCTATTCTACGACGCAATATCATGCCGCCACCAATCacgcgacctgaaaaaggcgcGACCTCATGTGTCTGCGAAAGACCACCAATTAAACGATCTCATGTGTCTGCGAAAAACCACCAATCACGCGACCTGCAAAAGGCGCGACCTCATGTGTCTGCGAAAGATCACCAATCACGCGACCTGCAAAAGGCGCGACCTCATGTGTCTGCGAAAGACCATCAACTACGCGACCCGCAAAGGCACGACCTATTGTGTCTGCGAAAGACCACCAATCACGCGACCTGCAAAAGGCGCGACCTCATGTGTCTGCGAAAGACCATCAACTACGCGACCCACAAAGGCACGACCTATTGTGTCTGCGAAAGACCATCAACCACGCGACCCGCAAAGGCACGACCTATTGTGTCTGCGAAAAACCACCAATCACGCGACCTGCAAAAGGCGCGACCTCATGTGTCTGCGAAAGACCATCAACTACGCGACCCGCAAAGGCATGACCTATTGTGTCTGCGAAAGACCATCAACTACGCTACCCGCAAAGGCACGACCTATTGTGTCTGCGAAAGACCATCAACTACGCGACCCGCAAAGGCGCGACCTGTCGTGTCTGCCAAAGACCATCAACTATGCGACCTGCAAAAGACCGTCAACAACGCGACCCCTCGTCTATAAAGGACCACCAACTACGAGGCCTGGAAAGGGTACAACCCGTCAGGATAACATAAGGTGCAAAATCGTCTGATGACCATTGATTATGCGATCTAAAAGAATGCATCCTCCCTGTCAGCCGAAACCGATCAATGCGATCAGGGAAAGTGCTTGAAAATCCCTCCAATTCTCCCTATATTTGAGGTCGGATTGATGATTACCTTACTAATGGGAATTCTTGGAATACGAAGATGAAAGGGGAATCTCTCATAAAGAAGAAAGTTCATTGAGAAGAAGGATAATTTACAGATACAACTCTGAGGTAAGCACAGTGATCTGCGTAAATGATTACAAATTGAAATACAAGAGCCTACTTATCTACTGCATCTTCGCCCCTATTCTCAAGTTCCTCCACCAAGACCGCAAATTCATCATTATGTTTCAAAGGGGGTTCTTCAGGGAACGCCGCGAGATTACCATCCAAGGACGGGTCGGTCCAGTTCGTGTCGAACCCATCGGCAAACCCCTTCAGCTTCTTTATTTGAGAAATGCAGCGATTAAAACCTTCTATGAGGTAGTCAGCAGACTTAGCTTCTACAGCGGTTGTGAAGGCGGTAGATTTCATGAAATCTCGAGCTCCCTGTAACCGAGTGTCCGCTAAGGTCTTCTTATAGTTATCAGAACTCAAGTACTGGTCGCGACCTTGATTCCGGGCAACTTCGAGCTTGTGTTGATACTCTTCTGAGGAGAGGTATTCTTCTCGGCCGACCACCCGACCCGCCGAAAATCCTTCAGCCTTAGCCGACTCCACCGAAGATGCGACCTTCTGCCTGAGCTCTCTTAACTGAGCCTCAAGCTCAGACTTCTGAGCCTCGAGCTCGACCTTCTCTTTCTCACAGGTCGCTAACTTCGAGCTCTTTTCCTCGAGTAGCTTGTCAGCGACCATCTTCTCATGTCGCCAGTAATTGCACTTCAAGGACAAATGATGCCCGAAAGCTGAGACCTACATATAGCAGCAGAGAATTAGTTAAggcaaaaacaaaagaagttgATGAAGTTGGTAGAACACTACCTGTGCGAGGGAGTGAGCGAAGTTCTGCTCGACCCGAATATGCGACATGGGAGCGAGGAGAGCTTGATCGCGAGGCAGGATGGTGGATTTATACAACTCCCAGGAGTCTTGGCCAACATGGGTCTTCAGCACAGAACTTTGACCCGAGATGGCCCAGTTCGGTATCAGTTTCTCACCCTCCATGGCAGCAGGACTATATGAAGGCGATTGGAGGTCCACCTGGGTCTCTCTCCACCAGGCAGTCAATTCGTCAACTACCTTCAGATTCTCGCTCTCCGCTGAAGAATTTGCCTTGGATTTCTTTTGAGAAGGGGGATTAGGTCGCAGGGAATTACGCTTCCTCTTGGACGACTCTGAAGCGACCTGTTTCCCCTTGGATTTCTTCCGTATGAGCGGTTGAGGATCACTTTGTTCTTCGGAACCAATCGACAGATGCTCAGGAACGGGATCGTTATTTTCACTGGCGGCCTCAACGGGAGTCGGGCACGGCGAACTCAGAGAGCGAACTCCGTGCGACCTCGGCGCATTTTCTGAGGGAGCAGATGGAGTACGCTGGGAGTCTGGTCCCAATGGAGGAACTGCTCGCTTAGCCCTTTTGGCACGAACCATTCTTGCAATGCGGGCATCCATCACGACAGAATCTGCAAAGATACAAACCAGTCACCACTAAGTACCATAAATTATGAACAGAGGGAGGTAAGAGATTGATCACCTAAAGAACCCCGGGTTCGAATAGGTGCCGGACTGAGACCTGCGAGCTTCAGGGTATGCTCCGTCAAAAGCAATTTGGCTTCATATTGATACTGGGTGATAGTAACAATCAGGTCGTCATCTAACCCTACGCCGTGGACTTGGGGTACGGGTTTAGTAGTTCGCCAGTCACAAGGGAATGGCCAGACTTGGTTAGGAGGAGGTCgaaggaagaaaaatttgtCTTTCCAAGAGCCCACATTGGACTTTCACTTGGTAACAAAAGAGCAGTTTGGTTTGGCAGTGAGAGAAGGAAGAATAATTTCGTAATCTAGAGGAATATAATACCTCTCTCTAATCGCGTCAGCTGTCAAGTATAATGTACTCTCAATGGTTAGCCAAGGTTTATCAGTCGATTCGCCCTCACTATGTTTTGGGGTCATCAGCGGGATTGTTGTTTTCGGGTCGCTTCTGCCTACGCTAGGAGATCCTATCTGTTTTCTACGAGCTATGGGCATTTGTGAGGTCGCAGATGAGCTGCCGGGACTACCCGAAGAACTAGCAGATGAACTACCAGAACTACTCGATGAACTACCAGAGCTACTCGATGAACTACCAGATGAGCTACTAGAACTACTAGGCTTGGAAGACATAATATTAAAAGGAGGTCGCTCGGAAGTACCTGGCTAGAAGGCAGGTCGCAGCTGGAAAAGGCAGGTCGCGCGAGAAACGATTGAGATTGATAGTGAAGAGCAGAGCAGCAGTCGACCCCCCTATATTTATAGGGGTAAATTTATGGAGATTCGTGTCGAAGACAACGGTCGGATATCGAGATAGGCGGTGATGATCTAAAGGACGAGATCGATGGACCATTCGACTTTCCTTAGCGTGCTACTCACACTAAGAAGATGGACCATTCGACTTTCCTTAGCGTGCTACTCACACTAAGAAAAGtaggggagtaatgatggggGTAAACCCTATTCTCTCATAAAAAGACAACTTTGCCCCTGATGGGCCCAAAATCGCAAGCTTGCCAGCATGACCCGTGCCACTTTTACCGGGTCGGGTCGCGACCCGACCCGACGACCTGAGACACGTGGCGCGCGCATAGCGGATCGATAGACCCCCAGgttctctataaatacctcaCAGTCAGTGCATTAAAGGTACGTCGTCTTGACCGCATCTTACCTTCAGGTCGCTTCAGCTCGCTATTTTCCTAAGCGATCCCATATTTCGACCTCAACCAAACACTGACTTGAGCATCGGAGGGCCTTAGTTGGGGGCCACCCCAGCAAGCCTAACgatctgcttcttttctcagGGCCCAATCACTAGTTTGGGGGAGGAGCGACCTCGAACCGCTTGGGAGATCGAACCAAGGAGGTCGCGTAgatttcgacccggatcagtgtccaaaaaaacatataaaacacTAAGATGAAGAAATTGATTCCTAAAGAAAAACTTAATAATGCCGAGTTTGGTTATAGCGTTAGAGCTctgaaaattacttttaaaactCGGCTATGTTGATAGCAATGTTTGATGATTCGTATCTAAAATCAGTTTTAATCGATCATCATATTACTCATATTTGGCATTTATCTAAATCACTATGTAATAATATGCATCAcacttttatataatacatacaCATAACAAATCTATTGTTATTCATGTACAATATTTATTCCATGGCGACGCTTGCAGGCCCTTACATTATTTGTAAGGgtttaatgttatttattttcctgcgatattgaaaatgaacaaattacctccatatgaaaaataaataacaatttgttccctaaattttaaaaaatgaagtaatttacctttctgcctaaaaaggtaaattgctacattttgaaaaatataagagggtaaattgttatattatttttcataagacGGTTGTTTGGCTATATTCTGTAACACAAGTAGGtagattgcaatttacccttatttgtAATGATAGACTTGtgtagttgtttttttttttaatctaatctTTCAATTAGATAACTAGGTGGTCGGTGGTTCTGTTGTTGGTTCATTAACTACTAGTTATTCTATTTAGGTTAGTTATTTTACTTGTTGCTTACAATTCAGTATTAGTTGATTgttttaatcaagaaaagtaCTCCCTCGTACTGACAACAATGAGGCTAGCTAATTTAAACGAACATATAgaattattt includes:
- the LOC105164527 gene encoding uncharacterized protein LOC105164527; the encoded protein is MSSKPSSSSSSSGSSSSSSGSSSSSSGSSSASSSGSPGSSSATSQMPIARRKQIGSPSVGRSDPKTTIPLMTPKHSEGESTDKPWLTIENSVVMDARIARMVRAKRAKRAVPPLGPDSQRTPSAPSENAPRSHGVRSLSSPCPTPVEAASENNDPVPEHLSIGSEEQSDPQPLIRKKSKGKQVASESSKRKRNSLRPNPPSQKKSKANSSAESENLKVVDELTAWWRETQVDLQSPSYSPAAMEGEKLIPNWAISGQSSVLKTHVGQDSWELYKSTILPRDQALLAPMSHIRVEQNFAHSLAQVSAFGHHLSLKCNYWRHEKMVADKLLEEKSSKLATCEKEKVELEAQKSELEAQLRELRQKVASSVESAKAEGFSAGRVVGREEYLSSEEYQHKLEVARNQGRDQYLSSDNYKKTLADTRLQGARDFMKSTAFTTAVEAKSADYLIEGFNRCISQIKKLKGFADGFDTNWTDPSLDGNLAAFPEEPPLKHNDEFAVLVEELENRGEDAVDK